Proteins encoded together in one Lathyrus oleraceus cultivar Zhongwan6 chromosome 5, CAAS_Psat_ZW6_1.0, whole genome shotgun sequence window:
- the LOC127085277 gene encoding uncharacterized protein LOC127085277 produces the protein MEKLNLYGCSHLFMTVFLHNLSMFMVVPAITDVTMAALCPGQDECSLAIYLTGFQQAMIGVGTLVMMPILGSLSDKYGRKAILTLPMILMIIPLGILAYSRTKTFFYIYYVFKIIINMICDGCIPCLALAYVADNVPESRRSSAFGILSGIGSSAFVCGTLAARFLSAAQSFQVSTFVAVLGAVYMQIFLRDSVIDHNDLYAPIISHGKPSIAKINGKSKANVPLLKALRSLQDLTSFLNSSNTITQAAIVAFFSNLADVGLHGSMMYYLKARFHFDKNHFADLMIISGVAGTVSQLFLMPIFAPTLGEARLLSIGLFFHCVHMFIYSIAWSTWVPYAAAMFSILFVFSQPCIRSIVSKQVDPHEQGRAQGCISGICSIAHIVSPLAFSPLTALFLSEKAPFNFPGFSIMCIGIASMISFVQSMMLRVVPPILS, from the exons ATGGAGAAACTGAATTTGTATGGGTGTAGCCATCTCTTCATGACTGTCTTTCTGCATAACTTGTCGATGTTCATGGTGGTGCCGGCGATCACCGATGTCACAATGGCTGCTCTTTGTCCCGGACAAGATGAATGCTCACTTGCAATCTACCTCACTGGTTTTCAACAAGCG ATGATAGGAGTGGGAACTCTTGTGATGATGCCAATCTTGGGTAGTCTCTCAGATAAATATGGAAGAAAGGCTATTCTCACACTTCCAATGATCCTCATGATTATTCCCTTAG GCATATTAGCTTATAGTAGAACCAAAACATTCTTCTACATTTACTACGTGTTTAAGATCATAATTAACATGATTTGTGATGGATGTATCCCTTGTCTCGCTCTAGCTTACGTA GCAGATAATGTTCCGGAAAGTAGACGAAGCAGTGCGTTTGGAATTCTTTCAGGAATAGGTTCATCTGCCTTCGTATGTGGGACCCTCGCAGCTCGTTTTTTATCTGCTGCTCAAAGTTTTCAG GTTTCTACTTTTGTTGCGGTGCTTGGAGCAGTTTACATGCAAATTTTCCTTCGGGATTCAGTTATAGATCACAATGACCTTTATGCCCCTATCATTTCGCATGGAAAACCCTCCATTGCTAAAATCAATGGAAAATCCAAAGCCAATGTTCCGTTGTTGAAAGCATTGCGCTCTTTGCAGGATTTAACCTCCTTCCTCAATAGTAG CAACACTATCACACAAGCAGCGATTGTTGCATTCTTCAGCAACCTTGCTGATGTTGGACTTCATGGTTCAATGATG TATTACTTGAAGGCGCGGTTTCATTTTGATAAGAATCACTTTGCTGACTTAATGATCATTTCCGGTGTTGCAGGGACTGTGTCACAG CTTTTTCTTATGCCTATTTTTGCTCCTACTTTGGGTGAGGCAAGGCTTCTTTCGATTGGACTGTTTTTTCACTGTGTACAT ATGTTCATTTACAGCATAGCATGGTCCACTTGG GTTCCCTATGCAGCTGCAATGTTCTCAATATTATTTGTTTTTTCACAACCATGT ATACGAAGTATTGTGTCGAAACAAGTTGATCCCCATGAGCAG GGAAGGGCTCAAGGTTGCATCTCAGGCATATGTTCAATTGCACATATTGTTTCTCCCTTGGCTTTCTCTCCATTAACAG CTCTCTTTCTATCTGAAAAGGCCCCTTTTAATTTTCCTGGCTTCAGTATAATGTGTATTGGAATTGCTTCG ATGATATCTTTTGTTCAGAGTATGATGCTTAGAGTGGTTCCTCCCATTTTGAGTTAG